A window of Marinobacter salarius contains these coding sequences:
- a CDS encoding DEAD/DEAH box helicase, which produces MDVFEFRDKLIGDYRDFTRSFIQPKAEDICGFLDDEYNSGRYWPSPLIQINPSYVTTGTVDSLASEGILTPTTANVFRFGKSPSSSGVPATLYKHQREAIDCGQRNEPYVLTTGTGSGKSLSYFIPMVDAIIREKKENPTARIRAIVIYPMNALANSQREELEKFLSDYSDDMRPITYARYTGQEDQEERERIMQNPPDIILTNYMMLELLMTRQNERDKAVIRHSKGLQFLVLDELHTYRGRQGADVAMLVRRVRERMNLNLICIGTSATMATDGTREERQAKVAEVASKMFGQKVPSTNIIGETLQRQIPGEMPDKGELAAALQQTLPAQIDFDTLRKHPVAAWVELTLGIVKEEGMWVRAKPKTLEEAADLLSTASSLDSDHCQRYLAQFLLLAYRTRDINDKPLFAFRLHQFISGAGDLYATLEAQGKRHLDLHGQQYVPGDRTRRFYTVHFCRSCGQDYFPVWHKKNDETGELGFQPRDIKETSAEEEDTGYGFVMLGNWNQEEYPETWLDFKKDPPKVKSYYSKFRPQEVHVLPNGTQHIEGARGYYLPGGFRFCLNCGQAHSSGRDWTRLGSLSAEGRSSATTTLTLSSLRYLLGADNELADEARKLLGFTDNRQDAALQAGHFNDFMQILLVRAGVLASLEQQDGALLTDRDLAQHIFNALGMDSNDPAIRADYLQNPEQRIPRLKRDAEEAMRNVLGYRAYHDLRRGWRFTVPNLEQLGLLEVAYDGLTELTEDDSVWEQSPDMLAKASPTVRYQVCKLVLDVMRKNLCIRTRYLDHLQHEQWVNLATTHLTEKWQLGSARDMAKGSHAIIGRRPKGREFDLVSLGSRSRLAQELKKPGIWASAPYEPLNDKNWPALIEALLKALETYGLIDAEEVDQDLNGYQLIGEVLVWKRGSGTPERDPLAPAISNNPYFTALYQAVADSLKHQNHDWFQFLAHEHTAQVDPEDREEREHAFRSGELRVMFCSPTMELGVDISSLNTVYLRNVPPTPANYAQRSGRAGRSGQPALVVTYCAAQSPHDQYFFREPRRMVHGQVTPPMLDLANEELVSSHLFATWLSETGTRLPAAINELIDVTAKGMPISESYSDSLANEKALAGAQQRGKRLMQLLGDALGPAQGVWLNSQEPLEVAASEWADKRLQQAMARLNDCFTRWRDLYKSTLNQIEEANRLMTSPASSKRERDIAKRRWEEGSIQFSLLQDNNKRQSDFETYRYLAGQGFLPGYNFPRLPLAAFIPGTRTSRRENQNRVLSRPRFLAISEFGPLSLIYHEGQQYRVKRVILGAVDQQQVTEAKLPEQQVRMCGHCGYGHFTKQLDLDLCVACQTPLSEGKMVHNLFRIENVATRPVTRITCDEEERMRQGYDLRTTLQYPEENGVLKVVRSDMKQGDDPLAEMEYAQQAHIWRINLGWKRRKNKEIDGFMIDPLNGTWLKDEEQGGNEETDADDPVNQRQRISPFVTDRRNVLVIRPRLDMSPTTAATLQYAIKRGIELNYQLEESELMAEPLPNMHERNALLFYEAAEGGAGVLTRLATEPGAWRQVARTALELMHWKRPDDTTAWHESPQNQWQDTNTSCEAGCYRCILSYFNQPDHENIDRRDRETLQWLAQLTDMTLETGSGGNRPADQAAQLKRASGSSLEQAWLDALQRYSLRQPDAAQPYLKEFNVRPDFAYRDSRALIFVDGPHHDHEDRRMIDQRQTQDLEDAGFLVLRFPKETNSWPALFARHPDVFGAMTEPDTTETSDS; this is translated from the coding sequence ATGGATGTTTTTGAATTCAGGGACAAGCTGATCGGTGACTACCGTGATTTCACTCGCTCCTTCATTCAGCCGAAAGCTGAAGATATCTGCGGTTTCTTAGACGATGAGTATAATAGTGGCCGCTACTGGCCCTCACCGCTAATTCAAATAAACCCGTCTTACGTCACAACAGGCACCGTCGACTCCCTCGCATCCGAAGGCATTCTGACACCAACTACCGCCAACGTTTTCCGGTTCGGTAAAAGTCCTTCGTCCAGCGGTGTACCCGCGACGCTCTACAAACATCAGCGAGAGGCTATTGATTGTGGCCAGCGGAATGAACCCTATGTGCTGACTACCGGTACTGGCTCCGGCAAATCGCTGTCTTATTTCATTCCCATGGTTGATGCAATCATTCGGGAGAAAAAAGAAAACCCAACAGCACGAATCCGAGCCATCGTCATCTATCCAATGAATGCCCTGGCCAATAGCCAGAGAGAAGAGCTGGAAAAATTCCTGTCTGATTACTCCGATGATATGCGCCCTATCACCTACGCCCGCTACACCGGTCAGGAGGACCAAGAGGAGCGGGAAAGGATCATGCAGAACCCGCCAGACATTATCTTGACCAACTACATGATGCTGGAACTGCTGATGACGCGGCAGAACGAACGGGACAAGGCAGTTATCCGGCACTCTAAAGGCCTGCAATTCCTTGTATTGGACGAACTACACACCTACCGCGGCCGACAGGGCGCCGATGTGGCCATGCTTGTACGTCGCGTGCGCGAACGGATGAACCTGAACCTGATCTGTATCGGCACATCCGCCACCATGGCAACCGATGGCACCCGCGAAGAACGCCAGGCTAAAGTTGCTGAGGTCGCCTCCAAAATGTTTGGTCAGAAGGTGCCTTCAACGAACATCATTGGCGAAACCTTGCAACGACAGATACCGGGCGAGATGCCGGATAAAGGCGAACTTGCAGCGGCGCTCCAACAAACGCTCCCAGCACAGATCGACTTCGACACGCTGCGAAAGCACCCTGTTGCAGCCTGGGTTGAGCTGACCCTGGGCATCGTCAAAGAAGAAGGGATGTGGGTCCGGGCAAAACCAAAGACTCTGGAAGAAGCGGCTGATCTGCTCAGTACAGCCTCAAGCCTGGATTCAGATCATTGCCAGCGGTACCTCGCCCAGTTTCTGCTGCTGGCCTATCGCACCAGAGACATAAACGACAAGCCGCTGTTTGCATTCCGTCTGCACCAATTCATCTCTGGCGCCGGCGACCTGTACGCCACTCTTGAGGCACAGGGAAAGCGCCACCTCGACCTGCATGGACAACAATATGTTCCTGGTGATCGCACCCGTCGTTTCTATACCGTGCACTTCTGCCGTAGCTGCGGTCAGGATTACTTCCCAGTTTGGCACAAGAAAAATGATGAGACCGGTGAGCTCGGCTTCCAACCCCGAGACATAAAGGAAACCTCTGCTGAAGAGGAAGATACCGGCTACGGCTTTGTGATGCTCGGCAACTGGAATCAAGAAGAATACCCAGAAACCTGGCTGGACTTCAAAAAAGACCCACCCAAAGTAAAATCGTATTACTCCAAGTTTCGCCCCCAGGAAGTCCATGTGCTGCCCAACGGCACCCAACACATAGAAGGCGCTCGCGGATACTACCTGCCCGGCGGTTTCCGTTTTTGCTTGAATTGCGGCCAGGCACACAGCTCCGGCCGCGACTGGACTCGGCTTGGCTCACTGTCAGCAGAAGGTCGAAGCTCTGCTACCACCACCCTCACCCTGTCGTCGCTAAGATATCTGCTGGGCGCTGACAATGAGCTGGCGGATGAAGCCAGAAAACTACTCGGATTCACAGACAACAGACAAGACGCCGCACTCCAGGCAGGCCACTTCAACGATTTCATGCAGATCCTGTTGGTTCGTGCTGGCGTTCTCGCCTCCCTCGAGCAGCAAGATGGAGCTTTGCTAACCGACCGAGACCTTGCACAGCACATCTTCAACGCCCTGGGTATGGACAGTAATGACCCTGCGATCCGGGCAGACTACCTTCAGAACCCGGAGCAGCGCATCCCTCGACTCAAACGTGATGCCGAGGAAGCCATGCGCAACGTGCTTGGCTACCGGGCTTACCATGATCTACGCCGTGGCTGGCGCTTCACCGTACCCAACCTGGAACAATTAGGTTTGCTGGAAGTAGCCTACGACGGACTGACAGAACTGACAGAAGATGACAGCGTTTGGGAACAATCCCCCGATATGCTGGCAAAGGCATCACCCACAGTTCGTTATCAGGTTTGCAAGCTCGTGCTTGATGTCATGCGCAAGAACCTTTGCATCCGTACCCGCTACCTTGACCACCTGCAGCACGAACAGTGGGTGAACCTGGCCACCACTCACCTGACAGAGAAGTGGCAGCTTGGCAGCGCAAGAGACATGGCCAAGGGCAGCCACGCTATCATCGGCCGACGCCCGAAAGGCCGTGAGTTCGACCTGGTTTCACTCGGGAGCCGGTCCAGGCTGGCACAAGAGCTCAAGAAACCGGGTATATGGGCGAGCGCCCCATACGAGCCTCTTAATGACAAAAACTGGCCTGCACTCATTGAAGCTCTTCTTAAGGCACTGGAAACCTACGGTTTGATTGATGCTGAAGAGGTTGATCAAGACCTCAACGGCTACCAGCTTATTGGTGAAGTTTTGGTATGGAAGCGTGGCAGCGGAACGCCGGAGCGCGACCCACTAGCCCCTGCTATTTCCAACAACCCCTATTTCACTGCGCTGTATCAGGCTGTGGCCGATAGCCTCAAACACCAGAACCATGACTGGTTCCAGTTTCTGGCGCATGAGCATACTGCCCAAGTTGACCCCGAAGACCGGGAAGAGCGGGAGCATGCCTTCCGCTCCGGAGAGCTAAGGGTTATGTTCTGTTCCCCAACGATGGAATTGGGCGTAGACATCAGCTCTCTGAATACCGTCTATCTACGGAACGTGCCTCCAACACCAGCGAACTACGCCCAACGCAGCGGCCGGGCCGGCCGGTCTGGCCAGCCGGCACTGGTTGTCACCTACTGCGCAGCACAAAGCCCTCATGACCAGTATTTTTTCCGGGAACCAAGGCGGATGGTACACGGGCAGGTAACCCCTCCCATGCTGGATCTGGCAAATGAAGAGCTGGTCAGCAGCCATCTGTTCGCTACCTGGCTATCAGAGACCGGAACTAGATTGCCGGCCGCTATCAACGAGCTGATCGATGTTACCGCAAAGGGCATGCCGATAAGCGAAAGCTATTCTGACTCCCTAGCCAACGAAAAGGCCCTCGCTGGCGCACAACAACGAGGCAAGCGGTTGATGCAACTTCTCGGCGACGCATTAGGCCCGGCCCAAGGCGTTTGGCTCAATAGCCAGGAGCCGTTGGAAGTAGCCGCATCTGAATGGGCGGATAAACGGCTACAGCAAGCGATGGCACGACTCAATGACTGCTTCACTCGCTGGCGTGATCTTTACAAATCCACACTCAATCAAATCGAAGAAGCCAACCGGTTGATGACGAGCCCGGCCAGCAGCAAGCGGGAGCGGGACATCGCCAAAAGGCGATGGGAAGAAGGCTCCATTCAGTTCAGCCTGCTCCAGGACAACAACAAGCGACAGTCTGATTTTGAAACCTACCGTTACCTCGCTGGGCAGGGCTTTTTGCCTGGGTATAACTTCCCCCGCTTACCCCTGGCCGCCTTTATTCCTGGCACCAGAACCAGCAGGCGCGAAAATCAAAATCGCGTATTGTCACGCCCGCGTTTTTTGGCTATTTCCGAATTCGGCCCACTCAGCCTCATCTACCATGAAGGCCAGCAATATCGGGTTAAGCGAGTTATTCTCGGCGCTGTAGACCAGCAACAAGTGACAGAAGCCAAGCTGCCCGAGCAGCAGGTCCGAATGTGCGGGCATTGTGGTTACGGGCACTTCACCAAACAGCTGGATCTGGATCTGTGTGTAGCCTGTCAGACACCATTGTCTGAAGGGAAAATGGTGCACAACCTCTTCCGCATCGAAAACGTGGCCACGCGGCCCGTGACCCGCATCACCTGCGACGAAGAAGAGCGGATGCGCCAGGGCTATGACCTGCGCACCACGCTTCAGTACCCGGAGGAAAACGGCGTTCTGAAAGTGGTCCGTAGCGATATGAAGCAAGGCGATGACCCGCTTGCCGAGATGGAATATGCCCAGCAAGCCCATATCTGGCGCATCAATCTGGGCTGGAAACGACGTAAAAACAAAGAAATCGACGGGTTCATGATTGATCCCCTCAACGGCACCTGGCTGAAGGACGAAGAGCAAGGCGGCAACGAAGAGACAGATGCAGACGATCCCGTTAACCAGCGCCAGCGGATTTCGCCCTTCGTCACCGATCGCCGAAATGTTCTGGTAATCCGGCCAAGACTGGATATGTCGCCGACCACAGCCGCGACCCTGCAATACGCCATCAAACGTGGCATAGAGCTGAACTACCAGCTGGAAGAAAGCGAATTGATGGCAGAACCCCTGCCAAACATGCACGAGCGCAACGCACTGCTATTTTATGAGGCAGCCGAAGGCGGTGCCGGCGTACTAACTCGCCTTGCCACAGAGCCCGGCGCCTGGCGCCAGGTTGCTCGAACTGCTTTGGAGCTGATGCACTGGAAACGCCCGGATGACACCACAGCCTGGCACGAATCACCACAAAACCAATGGCAAGACACCAACACCAGCTGCGAGGCAGGCTGTTATCGCTGCATACTCAGCTACTTCAATCAGCCAGATCACGAAAACATCGACCGTCGAGATCGGGAAACCCTTCAGTGGCTTGCCCAGCTGACGGACATGACGCTGGAAACAGGCTCTGGTGGCAACCGGCCGGCCGACCAGGCAGCACAACTCAAACGCGCCAGCGGCAGCAGTCTTGAACAGGCCTGGCTCGACGCCCTTCAACGCTACTCATTGCGCCAACCTGATGCGGCCCAACCCTACCTCAAAGAATTCAATGTACGCCCGGACTTCGCCTACCGCGACAGCCGGGCCCTGATTTTTGTAGATGGGCCTCATCATGACCATGAAGACCGCCGTATGATTGATCAGCGACAAACCCAGGACCTTGAGGATGCCGGTTTCCTGGTGCTGCGATTCCCGAAAGAAACCAACAGCTGGCCCGCGCTGTTTGCGCGCCACCCCGACGTATTCGGCGCCATGACTGAACCAGACACCACGGAGACTTCCGACTCATGA
- a CDS encoding helicase-related protein — translation MNAPATAPAYNPGSIVRARDREWVVLPESTGNDLYLRALGSGDDDRIRLLAALEQVEQALFPAPQPSDAREGNQQSGQLLRDAMLLKLRAGAGPFRAIGNLAFEPRAYQLVPLLMALKQDVVRLLIADDVGIGKTIEAGLILRELIDRGEVKGFTVLCPPHLCEQWQEELSEKFHLRPVIVSRHTAARLERGLLQSESLFQHYPYTVVSLDYIKSSRRRDEFLSSCPDFVIVDEAHTCSRGGGKGRHQRHALLRGLADKATRNLLLLTATPHSGDEQAFQNLLGLLDPNFASITHFGDTRNPYRKRLAKHVVQRRRQDIAEWQDNTQFPDREVAETAYRMQGDWMGLFQDVVNYARELVDRAETLDQFQQRLHWWAALALLRCISSSPAAAVRSLQNRIDRSIQPDGGMAVAIDTLDELGNRTILDSNDESQDDLEPSAQLEDVPLLQQLIKRAASLQGPIADPKLKQLIAKLKPILEEGYRPVIFCRYIPTAHYVAEHLAKAFKSHNVQCVTGELHPAEREERVEAQANEDEPPILVATDCLSEGINLQEHFDAVIHYDLAWNPTRHEQREGRVDRFGQRTPVVKALMIYGDNNPVDGAVLRVIIRKAEAIRKALGVSVPMPEDENRVTQAIMQTVLLTRGLDSGMSQMGLGLEEVETLDDIEQQVNVSWESARDKARRNRTIFAQQAIHPEEVLPEWQRMQEVLGSQDDVQRFITKALAALRAPLQPYRQHYRMSWSELPQAIKERMAGHGIRRMDQIGFTLPLPRDVVYIQRSHPLVTVLADELAERALESDYLPAADRPARRAGAITTNQVNQRTIIALLRLRTNLVVEREGTRREMLAEEAVTVAIEGNQAPQQLDTEEAVKLFNLEATQNTVPDVRERAVRQALERLQEQQSTLDTIAREHGQQLLKDHRRVRDSERDGRGTFQVNPQLPADILGVYVLMPEVAF, via the coding sequence ATGAATGCACCAGCCACCGCACCGGCTTACAACCCCGGCAGTATAGTCAGGGCTCGAGATCGGGAATGGGTTGTGCTCCCGGAGTCTACCGGTAACGACCTATACCTTAGGGCACTCGGGAGCGGCGATGACGACCGCATCCGCTTGCTGGCGGCGCTCGAGCAGGTAGAGCAGGCGCTCTTCCCTGCTCCTCAGCCAAGTGACGCACGTGAAGGCAACCAACAGTCAGGTCAGTTATTGCGCGATGCCATGCTATTGAAACTTCGTGCCGGTGCCGGCCCTTTCCGCGCAATTGGCAATCTGGCGTTTGAGCCGAGGGCCTACCAACTGGTACCGCTGTTGATGGCGCTCAAGCAAGACGTGGTGCGCCTGCTGATTGCCGACGACGTAGGTATCGGTAAAACCATTGAAGCCGGGCTAATTCTTCGGGAACTGATTGATCGAGGTGAAGTGAAAGGCTTCACCGTACTTTGTCCGCCCCACCTGTGTGAGCAGTGGCAGGAGGAACTGAGCGAAAAATTCCATCTGCGCCCTGTGATTGTCAGTCGCCACACAGCAGCTCGGCTTGAACGAGGCCTACTGCAAAGCGAATCCCTGTTCCAACATTATCCGTACACAGTTGTCAGCCTGGATTATATAAAATCCAGCCGCCGCCGGGACGAATTCCTTAGCAGCTGCCCGGACTTCGTCATCGTAGATGAAGCCCACACCTGCTCCCGGGGCGGCGGCAAAGGTCGTCACCAGCGCCATGCACTTCTCAGAGGACTGGCCGATAAAGCCACTCGCAATCTGCTTTTGCTGACAGCGACCCCCCACAGTGGCGACGAGCAAGCATTCCAGAACCTACTTGGTTTACTCGACCCAAATTTCGCATCCATTACACATTTTGGCGATACTCGGAATCCCTATCGTAAGCGCCTGGCAAAACACGTTGTCCAGCGCCGGCGTCAAGACATCGCCGAATGGCAGGATAACACCCAATTCCCTGACCGTGAGGTCGCAGAAACCGCCTATCGCATGCAAGGCGACTGGATGGGGCTGTTCCAGGATGTCGTCAACTACGCAAGAGAACTGGTAGACCGCGCTGAGACCCTGGACCAATTCCAACAACGCCTGCATTGGTGGGCGGCATTGGCACTGTTGCGCTGTATATCGTCGTCACCTGCCGCTGCCGTTCGCTCGCTGCAGAACCGGATCGACCGCTCCATTCAGCCAGATGGAGGCATGGCGGTAGCCATCGACACCCTGGACGAGTTGGGTAACCGCACCATTCTGGACAGCAACGACGAAAGCCAGGACGACCTGGAGCCAAGCGCCCAACTTGAAGATGTCCCCCTGCTGCAACAGCTCATTAAGCGCGCCGCCAGCCTGCAGGGGCCGATAGCCGACCCCAAACTCAAGCAACTGATCGCAAAGCTTAAACCCATACTCGAGGAGGGCTACCGGCCTGTCATTTTCTGCCGCTATATCCCGACAGCGCATTACGTTGCAGAGCATCTGGCCAAGGCCTTCAAAAGCCATAATGTTCAATGTGTTACGGGCGAGCTTCACCCCGCCGAGCGTGAAGAGCGTGTAGAGGCTCAGGCAAACGAGGACGAACCGCCCATTCTCGTGGCTACCGACTGCTTGTCTGAGGGTATCAACCTGCAGGAGCACTTCGATGCCGTCATTCACTACGACCTGGCCTGGAATCCCACCCGCCATGAACAGCGGGAAGGTCGTGTAGACCGGTTCGGGCAACGCACCCCCGTGGTCAAAGCGCTGATGATCTATGGCGATAACAACCCGGTGGATGGTGCCGTACTGCGAGTGATTATCCGCAAAGCCGAGGCTATCCGGAAAGCGCTAGGAGTCAGCGTTCCCATGCCCGAAGACGAAAACCGGGTGACTCAGGCCATCATGCAGACCGTTCTGCTAACCCGCGGCCTGGACAGCGGCATGAGCCAGATGGGCCTTGGGCTGGAAGAAGTTGAAACCCTGGATGACATAGAGCAGCAAGTAAATGTGAGCTGGGAAAGCGCACGCGACAAAGCCCGGCGCAACCGCACCATCTTTGCTCAACAAGCCATCCACCCGGAAGAAGTGCTGCCGGAATGGCAGCGTATGCAGGAGGTACTGGGCAGCCAGGATGACGTGCAGCGCTTCATCACCAAGGCGCTTGCAGCATTGCGGGCACCGCTTCAACCCTACCGGCAACACTACCGCATGAGCTGGTCGGAACTACCTCAGGCCATTAAGGAAAGAATGGCTGGCCACGGTATCCGCCGCATGGATCAGATCGGTTTTACTCTGCCGTTGCCTCGAGATGTTGTTTACATCCAACGCAGCCACCCTCTGGTCACTGTGCTGGCGGACGAGCTGGCGGAGCGCGCGTTGGAATCGGACTACCTGCCTGCCGCAGACCGACCGGCCCGCCGTGCCGGCGCCATCACCACCAACCAGGTGAATCAACGCACCATCATTGCCCTACTGCGTTTACGCACAAACCTGGTGGTAGAACGGGAAGGCACGCGACGGGAAATGCTGGCCGAAGAAGCCGTTACCGTGGCCATTGAAGGCAATCAAGCTCCCCAACAGTTAGACACCGAGGAAGCCGTAAAGCTGTTTAATCTGGAAGCCACCCAAAACACCGTGCCCGATGTGCGGGAGCGCGCTGTGCGACAAGCCCTGGAGCGCCTTCAGGAACAACAGTCCACTCTGGATACGATTGCCCGCGAACATGGCCAGCAACTCTTGAAAGACCACCGCCGGGTGCGGGATTCAGAAAGGGATGGCCGCGGTACCTTTCAGGTTAACCCGCAGTTGCCAGCTGATATTCTGGGCGTGTACGTACTGATGCCAGAGGTAGCATTTTGA